The genomic segment CAAGAGGAAATGGAAAAAGCACCCAGCTTTTGAGACATCTCCTATTTCCTGCCATTTTGCTTCGAAAGTCGTATAAGGACTGTAGGAGGTGTGAAAAATGAATGACACACAGACACTTACGCTCACAAATGACTATCTGTTTAAACTCTTGCTCGGCTCGGAAGAAAATAAAGTCTGCTTGCAAGACTTTCTTGAATGCGTACTGGATATGCCAACAGGCATAATTACAGACCTTGAACTGCTGGACAAAGAACTTACCAAAGATGAACTCACCGATAAAACGGGAATTCTTGATGTCAAGCTTCGTTTAACCGATGGAACAACTATCGACATTGAGATTCAAAACTCTTGGTCTGCCGAATTTATTCCTCGTACACTGTTCTACTGGTCTAAAATGTATATCGAGGGTTTTAAAGAGGGAGAACCGTATATCAGTTTGGATAAGTGCATTACTATTAACCTCATTTCACAAGGATTTAACCGAAGTAGTGAGCTGCATTCTGCCTACAGTTTATTGGAACAAAAAACATATAAGCCGCTTACCGATTTAATGGAGATACATTTTCTCAGCCTATCGGCAGCACGAAAGTTCGAAATACAGAAAGACCCTATCGAAAAACGGCAAAAACTGATAAACTGGTTACGATTTATAGCGACTGATGATAAGGAGGAGCGAGCAATGTTAGCAACAACATCACCCATATTGCAAATGCTGAACGAAAAAGTAGACGTTCTCAGTTTGACCCCCGAAGAACGGAAGCTTTATGAATCGCGGATGAAGCTGAAAAGCGACATAGCAACTATCTCAGAGGTTCAATTCAAGTCAGGTCTTGCAGAAGGTAAATCGCTCGGTCTCGCTGAAGGCGAAGCTCGCGGTTCCCGTCAAGCAAAGCTCGAAACAGCAAAGAATCTTCTCCAATTTGGCGGTTTATCCATTGAAAATATCGCACAAGCGACCGGGCTTTCAAAAGCAGAGGTGGAAGCAATTCATAATTATGAATTATGAATTATGAATTATGAATTTTCCCTGTAACCATGGTTCTTTTTAAGCAACTATGGTTCTTTTTCATTAAAAATGCTGGCTATATAGAGAAATTCTGCTATTCTATAGTGGGAATATTCTGTGTTAATTCTTTTACATCATCAATCAACATCACAATAACGCAGATTATATGTACGCTTATATGTACGCTACCGCGTACCAATTCAGCATCCTCAAAAATTGACATTTTGTTCGGTTGCTGAATTTTAGGGAGACTTTTTATGCGTAAAGCTTTTATCATTTTAACCGGAATACTGTTTACTCTTTTGTTTGCAACATGTAAGCAGTTTACCGCAGATATAGACGACTATTTGAGTCGTTGGTCTACCGAGGCCTTTATTCTGAGCTCGACTATAGACAAGAAAACCTATAATGATGGAAGCAGTATCCCAAGTGTCGCCTCTGCAAACGATGTTACCGTTACGCTGAAAGTACAGAATCACAAGTCGTTCCAGTTTATTATGCCGTCAGCGTCCGAAACAAGAAATATCGTTGAGTTTGCTCATTTTGCCGGGACAAAACCCGCAGTCAGTGCCGATTATGAACTGAAACAGCTTACAGCGGATACATTGCAGCTTGTATATAAAGCTGATTTTTTGAAAAACTCCGAATGGGGCGAAAAAGATGTCTCGTCTACCATCACCCTGTATGCCGATGACGGACGGCCGCCGTTTAAACAAACATTTACCGTTCCTCTTAAAGCGAATACGCCGCCTCCGCTTCCTACTTTTACGGTTGCAAAGACAACCGATTCACCTGCTTATTATGTACTGTGCATCAAGGTGCCGGATATGGATAAGACGGTGCCGGGCGGGCTTTTGCATAAAGACCTTGCCCGTATTGAGGTCAACGGAGCACCCTATATGTTTTCGGTTAATGAAGCGCAAACCGCATTTACCAAACCGGAAGCTGATGTCTTTATTACGCATTCCGATGTAGAAAAACTGAATGAGCCGGACGCCGATGATGTTCCCGCCGATAGCAGCTGGGTACTGTACTATAAAACCGATGTTGAAGTGAAAGACGGCGCTGCAAAAAAAGACTATACGATTAAATTGATAGACGAAAAAGGCTTAGTTTCCGGCATTGTGAACGCAAGTACAAAACCGAATAAAGCAGAAACGGAAATTGTCACCATCACAAAGGGAACAAAGATTTCAGGAAGCGGCAGCGAATCCGATCCGGCTATTATCGGTACCGATAGTACCGGAGCGGTATTAAGCGTATCCTCCGCAACGGCAAATACGACGGTGCACTGCACGGTAAGCGAGATAGGCGGTTCAACGCCGGTAAAGTATGACGGTAATCCCGTTGACGTACCGCTTCCGTTAAACGGCTTAGGTGAAAAGAAATACAAGCTGGAGTATTACACGGACGGCGAAGGCTTTGTGGCAACGCCGGTACAGACGGTTTATTATAAGGTTGTAAAAAGACACACGGTAACCTTTAACGTAGTAGGCGGAAACGGAAGTCTTGAAGGAAAGTACGGCTCAGATCAACAAACGGCAACAACAAGCCCCGTAACCTTGACAGTACCGCACGGATATTCGGTAACCTTTACCGCAACACCGGCAGATTCAACCCACTACAAGGTAGGAGACTGGACTTGTACGCCTTCGGAAGGCTTTACAGGGGCAAGTGGAAACCCGACTGCCACGCTTACCGTAACGGCAGACACAACTGTAAGTGTGCAGTTTGTACAGCTTAATGCCTTGACCCTGAGTAGACTTGAAATACACGGAAAAGACGCTTCCGCCGGTTCCGTTACGCTGCCTTATACCGTAACTCAAGTGAAGAAAGAGGATATCAGTCTTGCGTTTAGCGGACAGACGGGGATTAACTTTACTATAAGCCCACAGCTGCTTAATTTAACGGAGGGAATCCCTCAAAGTATTACCATAAACGTTGCAGCAAGCCAGGGCAATTATCCTGCGTGGTCAAAAACGGTAAGCATAACCCGTGCGAAAAACAACGTTGCAAAGTTACGGAGCTTTACGCTTAACGGAGAAACCAAAACTGCGGCTTCCGATGGTTCTTTTGCGAGTGAATACGAGGTTGCGTCCGATAAGGCAGAAGTAAAGGGCTTTAGCTTTGCCGACGGCAGCACAGGCGCAACAGCAAGCGTAAGTCCTGAAGGAAAAGTATCCATTCCCGAAGATACGGGGAAAACCTTTACAATCACGGTAAAAGCTCAAGACGGTACGCAAAGCACCGTAGAATTTACCGTAAAGCGCAAAAAATACAAGGTTGATTACAGCGTAGAAATCGTAGACGGAAAAGCGGGAGGAACAATTGCAGCCGGAACAAATGGGCAAACGACGGACAGCACCGTTTCGGTTACGCACGGGGGTTCGGTAACCTTTACCGGGCGACCCGCTACAGGAGACTGGAAAGTTGCAGGCTGGACGGTTTCTTCGGGTTCTTTTGAATCGAACCCCGGTACCAGCACTACAGCAACCCTTTCCAACGTAACCGAAGCTAAAACCGTAACGGTGAAGTTTTACCAATCGACCTTAAAGAATCCGGCAACGTGGAAAGACCTTGCGCGTGCGGTTAAAAGCGCACCCGATAACGCTACTCTTACCATAAACGGTCAAATACAGGCGACAGATGTCGCGAACGATGTGAGCAGAATTAAGGTCCAAAAAAACCTTACCATAAAAGGCGAAAACAACGCCGTTTTGAACGCACTCGGCAAGAAGGGCATCTT from the Treponema medium genome contains:
- a CDS encoding Rpn family recombination-promoting nuclease/putative transposase; translation: MNDTQTLTLTNDYLFKLLLGSEENKVCLQDFLECVLDMPTGIITDLELLDKELTKDELTDKTGILDVKLRLTDGTTIDIEIQNSWSAEFIPRTLFYWSKMYIEGFKEGEPYISLDKCITINLISQGFNRSSELHSAYSLLEQKTYKPLTDLMEIHFLSLSAARKFEIQKDPIEKRQKLINWLRFIATDDKEERAMLATTSPILQMLNEKVDVLSLTPEERKLYESRMKLKSDIATISEVQFKSGLAEGKSLGLAEGEARGSRQAKLETAKNLLQFGGLSIENIAQATGLSKAEVEAIHNYEL
- a CDS encoding right-handed parallel beta-helix repeat-containing protein; its protein translation is MRKAFIILTGILFTLLFATCKQFTADIDDYLSRWSTEAFILSSTIDKKTYNDGSSIPSVASANDVTVTLKVQNHKSFQFIMPSASETRNIVEFAHFAGTKPAVSADYELKQLTADTLQLVYKADFLKNSEWGEKDVSSTITLYADDGRPPFKQTFTVPLKANTPPPLPTFTVAKTTDSPAYYVLCIKVPDMDKTVPGGLLHKDLARIEVNGAPYMFSVNEAQTAFTKPEADVFITHSDVEKLNEPDADDVPADSSWVLYYKTDVEVKDGAAKKDYTIKLIDEKGLVSGIVNASTKPNKAETEIVTITKGTKISGSGSESDPAIIGTDSTGAVLSVSSATANTTVHCTVSEIGGSTPVKYDGNPVDVPLPLNGLGEKKYKLEYYTDGEGFVATPVQTVYYKVVKRHTVTFNVVGGNGSLEGKYGSDQQTATTSPVTLTVPHGYSVTFTATPADSTHYKVGDWTCTPSEGFTGASGNPTATLTVTADTTVSVQFVQLNALTLSRLEIHGKDASAGSVTLPYTVTQVKKEDISLAFSGQTGINFTISPQLLNLTEGIPQSITINVAASQGNYPAWSKTVSITRAKNNVAKLRSFTLNGETKTAASDGSFASEYEVASDKAEVKGFSFADGSTGATASVSPEGKVSIPEDTGKTFTITVKAQDGTQSTVEFTVKRKKYKVDYSVEIVDGKAGGTIAAGTNGQTTDSTVSVTHGGSVTFTGRPATGDWKVAGWTVSSGSFESNPGTSTTATLSNVTEAKTVTVKFYQSTLKNPATWKDLARAVKSAPDNATLTINGQIQATDVANDVSRIKVQKNLTIKGENNAVLNALGKKGIFDAYKTLTLQDITLTNSTLSGSYSGGAGVYVNPSGTLIMEGSSVITDCSAANSGGGVYVGGGTFEMHGTSAITGCTASKGGGVYVSGGTFKMQDSAIVTPSTSGDTDKPGKNDVYLEDGKTITVDSILSNAHAARITPELYKKQTVLKAGSGVTLKYEVGKFTVTPDGSDTWKIDSEGKLTLYEATIKGSPSSNDAWKKLKQAVANASDGSTITIDGEIKATNDAENNGEIVINKNLTIKRATGASSAVIDANKDTGSKPKHRIFKVESGKTLTLKNLTLKNGMAEGPDGPGDGGAIYVHGASVNITNCTLTNHTANKNGGAVYATKRDNNAARVTISGGFINGNMVTINSGFGGGIYINDGCKLTLTGGVEVNNNKAARGGGVRANNSDVIMNGCTFEGNKSTHGDASDGCGGVYVNGGTVSMKNCILKNNDGNVRAGGLLIEGGATVTMKDCTLTGNTATTGGGIYITGGSSIVTLNNGVQIKDDNTATTGGGVYVQDGTFKMSGSAVVTPATGSEANSKGKNDVYLKSGQAITVDGTLSNNPAARITPESYTEEQQVLNGSEVGSEYYKFEVTPESSTAEWVIKSDGCLKKAKDVVSSSSATPWKDLKTAITSAHDGDIIVINGEIKATDAPDNYGGITINKSITIKGKNKDTAILNANKNENGKFPHYIFFVNGGKTVTLQNLTLTGGINGKGGAIHIGASTHGSTVKMINCIIKDNAATGDGGGGVYIGSNGTFTMDGESSSITRNFVNGTGTGFAVYIDDEGTFNWIKGSISNNGGSDKAVHKEPDGEFNNPENYTAY